The proteins below come from a single Mya arenaria isolate MELC-2E11 chromosome 8, ASM2691426v1 genomic window:
- the LOC128245126 gene encoding coiled-coil domain-containing protein 102A-like — MSQKPGHNTGPKGDVSYVRATPGPQYPIAPSPLPSMDNNHLANAHPQQHNVNSDLEDKLELQQRELEEIRARAAQMEKTMRWWSDCTSNWREKWSKVRNERNKAREENRQLRGKLDLLIKENNSLKRDKDELVNSSKITVGKTDKLQDKNVESMTGSTSCASALGVSKPQDDIETRSDTSNSDSVQSKLQSPARRDVLTDSECQTLEDLRDLRQHSDKEEEVGGERLTLIELKLDESQKTISGEREEKTHLLKLLEDTRHELLNLKTRYEEQKQSKLDLEMQLERVREQHGDDLARVTSDLQDEQATRAHMDKRVAELRAELEKLQRENADEWGRRERLETEKLGIERENKKLRATLSDMEEQLERKSTHASTVVNKDMKTLQLDVSERNKELADLKHIHVKLKKAHQERLTDLDHSRRRCDQFEMEVKKLRSRVEELKRELANAEDEVDTQGNNVRKVQRTNDELQEQVENLNVQLEHLQSRLRRSSQSNTGHGGSLRAYSPNLQALEVDDDTDDDFSEGS; from the exons atgagCCAAAAGCCAGGTCACAACACTGGGCCCAAGGGTGATGTGTCGTATGTGCGAGCCACGCCTGGTCCCCAGTACCCTATCGCCCCCTCCCCACTGCCTTCCATGGACAACAATCACCTGGCCAATGCCCATCCACAGCAGCACAATGTAAACAGTGATCTGGAGGACAAGCTGGAACTTCAGCAAAGGGAACTGGAGGAGATCCGTGCCCGCGCTGCTCAGATGGAGAAAACCATGCGCTGGTGGTCGGACTGTACGTCTAACTGGAGAGAGAAGTGGAGCAAGGTGAGGAACGAGCGGAACAAGGCACGTGAAGAAAACAGGCAGCTACGCGGGAAGTTGGATTTGCTGATCAAGGAGAATAATAGTTTGAAACGAGATAAAGATGAGCTAGTTAACAGTAGTAAAATTACTGTTGGGAAAACTGACAAACTTCAGGACAAAAATGTGGAGTCAATGACTGGCTCAACATCTTGTGCAAGTGCTTTAGGAGTGAGTAAACCTCAGGATGATATTGAAACAAGATCTGACACCAGCAACTCGGACAGTGTGCAATCAAAACTGCAATCTCCGGCTCGACGGGACGTGTTGACTGACTCAGAGtgccagacattggaagacctCAGAGATTTACGGCAACACAGTGACAAAGAGGAAGAAGTTGGTGGTGAAAGGCTGACACTGATAGAACTGAAGCTGGATGAATCTCAGAAAACCATCTCAGGAGAGAGGGA AGAAAAGACCCATCTTCTGAAGTTACTGGAGGACACAAGACACGAGCTGCTTAACCTTAAAACCCGCTATGAAGAGCAGAAACAATCAAAACTTGACCTGGAAATGCAG TTAGAGCGTGTACGGGAACAGCACGGGGATGACCTCGCTCGTGTAACTTCAGACCTCCAGGACGAGCAGGCCACACGGGCACACATGGACAAACGGGTTGCAGAACTCAGGGCCGAG CTCGAGAAGCTTCAGCGAGAAAATGCTGACGAGTGGGGACGACGAGAGCGCCTGGAGACAGAGAAATTAGGAATCGAGCGTGAGAACAAGAAGTTGCGAGCCACACTCTCAGACATGGAGGAGCAACTTGAACGGAAGAGTACGCATGCATCAACTGTTGTCAACAAGGACATGAAGACGCTACAGTTGGATGTGTCCGAgagaaacaag GAGCTGGCAGACCTGAAGCACATCCATGTGAAGTTGAAGAAGGCCCACCAGGAGCGACTGACTGATCTGGACCACAGTCGCCGAAGATGTGATCAGTTTGAAATGGAAGTGAAAAAGCTCCGGTCTCGTGTGGAGGAACTCAAACGAGAACTGGCAAATGCCGAGGACGAG GTGGACACTCAGGGGAACAACGTGCGCAAGGTACAGCGGACAAACGATGAGCTTCAGGAACAGGTGGAGAACCTCAATGTACAGCTGGAACACCTCCAGAGCAG ACTAAGACGCAGTTCCCAGTCCAACACAGGACATGGAGGAAGTCTGCGAGCATACAGTCCCAACTTACAGGCACTTGAAGTGGATGATGACACAGACGACGACTTTAGTGAGGGCTCATGA